In Streptomyces rapamycinicus NRRL 5491, the genomic stretch CATTGGTCTGGACCACCTTATACGCACGCCACAGGGGCCCCTGAACGCGCACTCGCACCACCTCCCCCACATCCCCCCACGTACGGAGGCTGTCGTGGTACGCGCACAGTTCACCAAGCGGCTGCTCGGAGCCGCCGCAGTCGTCGCCCTCGCCGCAGGAGGGCTCATATCCGCCGGCTCGGCCAACGCGTCCGAGGACCATCCGGACGCGAAGCAGCACGCCGCCGCCGTCCCCGAGCACGCCGTCACCGGCTACTGGCAAAATTTCGACAACGGCGCGACGAAGCAGAAGCTCTCGGACGTCCCGGACGACTACGACATCATCGCCGTGGCCTTCGCGGACGCCACCGGCTCCCCCGGAGCGGTCGACTTCAAGCTCGACCCCGGCACCGGCTACAGCGACGAGCAGCAGTTCAAGGACGACATCAAGGCCAAGCAGGCGGCCGGGAAGTCCGTGATCGTCTCCGTCGGCGGCGAGAAGGGCTCCATCTCGGTCAGCGACGACGCCTCCGCGGACGCCTTCGCCTCCTCCATCACCGGCCTGATGGACAAGTACGGCTTCAACGGCGTCGACATCGACCTCGAGAACGGCGTCAACTCCACCTACATGACCAAGGCCCTCAAGGCCATCCACGACAAGAAGAGCGATGTCGTGGTGACCATGGCGCCGCAGACCATCGACATGCAGTCGGCGTCCACCGAGTACTTCAAGACCGCCCTGGCGATCAAGGACTTCCTGACGGTCGTCAACATGCAGTACTACAACAGCGGCTCGATGCAGGGCTGTGACGGCAAGGTCTACTCACAGGGCTCGGTCGACTTCCTGACCGCCCTCGCCTGCATCCAGCTCGAGAACGGTCTCGACCCGTCCCAGGTGGGCATCGGAGTGCCCGCCTCCACCAGCGGCGCGGGCTCCGGCTACGTCGAGCCGGGCGTGGTCAACGACGCCCTGGACTGCCTCGCCAAGGGCTCCGGCTGCGGCTCCTTCAAGCCGTCCAAGACCTACCCCGGCATCCGTGGCGCGATGACCTGGTCCACCAACTGGGACGCGGCCAGCGGGAACGCCTGGTCGAAGGCGGTCGGCCCGCACGTCCACGGGCTGTAGGCCCTCAAGGTACGAACGACAGTTCGACGTACGCCGGTGCGCCCCGCTCACGCCATGCGGGGCGCACCGGCGCAGCGATGTCCGCTACGGCTTGGGCAGCACACACCCCGCCAGGTTCAGGTCGATCTTGTTGCCGGTGGTCACGCACTTGGTGATGCCGTAGGTCTCCTGGGCGTAGTTGATGCCCTTCCGCACCGTGACCGCCCCGTTCTCGTCCACCTCGCACGGGTTGTTGAGGGTGCAGCGGCCGCCGTCTTCGTTGCCCGTGTTGTTGACGGCCACGACCTTGCCGGACGTCGGGTCGACGACGGGGGAGCCCGACGTTCCGCCGATCGTGTTACAGGCGGAGGTGTAGCGGACCGAGTCCTTCCAGGTCCAGTCCCCCTCCTTAAGCCGATATGCAAATCCGTCGATATTGCAGGAGTAGATCTTCTTCCAGTAGCCGGAGACCACATTGATGGCGGAGCCCTTGGTCGGGTGGCTGTCCGACAGCTGCAGTGCCTTGATGCCGTACGACGACTGGATCTGGGCGTACGTGGACGTCAGCTGGTACAGCGAGATGTCGGTGTCGGTCATCGTCGCGTACGCGACCTTGCTGGCCCGTACGGTGCCGGCGCTGCCACCCGAAGCGGTCAGCAGGGTGAAGCTCCGGCTCGACGGCTTGTCGACGATCACCTCTCCCGCGCCGGGGAAGCCGCTCTCCAGGCAGTGGCCGTTGGAGAGCACGAGCGCGGGGTCGCTGTCGGCCGAGCCCGGTGTGCGGACGACGGAGCCGGAGCAGTTGCTCAGCGCCACCGTGCCCGCGAAGTCGACCGCCCTCGGGGCCTTGGCGGAGACCTTGGCGGGGGCCTCGGCAGGGGCCTTGACGGAGACCTTGGCGGGGGACGCGGCCGTCGCGGGCGCCGCGCCCGCGCCGACGAGGGTCGCGCCGCCCAGTAACAGGGCCGAGAGCGCACCGACGAGAGATCTGTTCATGCGGGGGGTTCCTTCCCTCGATGAGAGATTCCTTCGGCTTCGACCATTTCCCACCCTTGCGCATGTCATGCGCATGGCCGAACACTGGCGCAGCAGTCGCTCGCCCCTTACCCCCCAGGAGATGTCATGCGACGTCGCATCAGCGGTAGACGGGCCACCGCCCTCACCGCCTTGCTCACCCTCGCACTCGCCGCACCCATGGCAGCTCAGGCCGACGATCCCGCTCCACGGCCCGGCACCGACCGCACCGCATCACCCACTGCCCAGGCCGCCGCCGACCAGGGCGTGCGGCAGTACGAGGTCTCCGGCCCCGCCACCAAAGCCGACCGCTCCGCGGTCGCCGCCACCGGGGTGTCCATCGACGAGGTGGACGCCCGCTCCCTGGTCGTCACCGCCGACCCGGCGCAGGCCAAGCGGGTGCGCGCGCTCGGCTACCGGCTCACCGCGCTCCAGGGCCCGCCCGACCGCGCCGAGGGCAGATCAGCCAAGCCGTTCGACTTCCCGTCGGCCGATGCGAAGTACCACAACTACGCCGAGGCGAACGCCGAGATCAACGCGGCGGTGGCCAAGTATCCGTCGATCCTCAGCAAGCGCGTCATCGGAAAGTCGTACGAGGGTCGCGACATCGTCGCCCTCAAGATCAGCGACAACGTGGCCACGGACGAGAACGAGCCCGAGGTCCTCTTCACCGCCCATCAGCACGCCCGTGAGCACCTTACGGTGGAGATGGCGCTCTATCTGGTGCGGCAGTTCACCGAGGGCTACGGCAGCGACTCCCGGATCACCAATGCCGTCAACGGCCGGGAGATCTGGATCGTCCCGGATGTGAACCCGGACGGCGGCGAGTACGACATCGCCACCGGCTCCTACCGCAGCTGGCGCAAGAACCGCCAGCCCAACTCCGGCTCCTCGTCCGTGGGCACCGACCTCAACCGCAACTGGGACTTCAAGTGGGGCTGCTGCGGCGGCTCCTCCGGCTCGCCCGGCTCGGAGACCTACCGCGGCCCCCGCGCCGCCTCCGCCCCCGAGGTGAAGGTCGTCGCCGACTTCGCCCGCAGCCGCGTCGTCGGCGGCAAGCAGCAGATCAAGGCCGCGATCGACTTCCACACCTACAGCGAACTGGTGCTGTGGCCGTTCGGCTGGACGTACGACGAAACCACCACCGGCATGACGCGGGACGACTACGACGCCTTCGCCGCGGTCGGCAAGAAGATGGCCGCGAGCAACGGCTACACCCCCGAGCAGTCGAGCGAGCTCTACATCACCGACGGCGCGATCGACGACTATCTGTGGGGCACCCAGAAGGTCTTCGCCTACACCTTCGAGATGTACCCGACCTCCTCCGGCGCCGGCGGCTTCTACCCGCCCGACGAGGTCATCGACCGCGAGACCAGCCGCAACCGCGACGCGGTGCTCCAACTCGTGGAGAACGCGGACTGCATGTACCGCTCGATCGGCAAGGAGGCGCAGTACTGCGCCTGAGCCGGGTCCGTATGGCACGCCAGGCGCCGTCCCGGCGGTATCCCCGCCGGGACGGCGCCCCTCACGATCCCTCGTCCGGATCGTCGCCTTCGCCGTACGAGGGCAGGCGGGCGCCCCTGCTCTCGGCGACCCGCAGCACATCGCGCAGCGCCTCACACAACCGGTCCGCGAGGTAGCGCAGTTCTCGTCTGTCCGCCTTGGGGGCGTCCAGCAGTGCTCGGGCGTGCCGGAGGAGTTCGGTCCCCATGGACATCTGTACGGCCTCGATCGCGTCCGCACGTCGGCTCAGCGGGCTGTTCCCGTCGTCCGACGCCAGATAACACGGCTTCCCCTCGGGGTCGGTCCACGGCAGCAGGCGCAGCCCGGTCATCACGCTCATCAGCTCCGTTCAGCTGGTGGGCCACGCCCTCGGGCCGGTGCACCCCGGTCGCGAGGGTCCTGCGTCTCTTCACGCTGTGTGGCGTTTGCTTCACAGAGTGGAGGTGATTCTGGCTACGCTGCTAGGAGGGCGGGTCTGACAGCACAGGTTTCAACTCAGGGAGTCAGCCATGGAGATGGATCGGAGGCCACGCACCCCGAGGGAGAAGTACGGGGAGGAGTTGAGGATCCGGCGCACAGCGGCCGACATGACACAGGAGGCGCTGAGTGAGCGCGTGGTGTGCTCGCCCACGCTGATCAGCCATTTCGAGGCGGGCAGGCGGTTGCCGAAGCCCGACGACGCGGCGCGGATCGACCGGGCACTGGGGACGGACGGGTTCTTCGCGCGGTGGCTGGAGGATCTGGAGTCGAAGTTCGCCGACCACTTCGCGGCCGTGGCCGAACTGGAGCAGCAAGCCACAGTGATCCAGCAGTTCGCGCTGTCGCTGGTTCCGGGCGTGCTTCAGACCGACGACTACGCGCGCGCTCTCTTCCGCGCCTATCGGCCGAACTACACGGCCGAGGAACTTGACGAGGCGGTTGTCATCCGGACTAAACGCCGCCGTATGCTCGACGGACCCGCTCAGCCCGTCGTCTGGACGCTGCTCGACGAGGCCGTCATCCGGCGGCGCGTCGGCGGCTCACAGGTCATGGCCGAGCAGTTGCGCAGGATCGGGGACATGGCCGAGGCGGGACGAATCCGGCTGCACGTACTGCCGTACGACGTGGGGGCGCATGCGCTCCTGGAAAGTCTGCTCACGCTCATGAGCTTCCCGGACTCCGCTCCGGTGGGTTACGTCGAAGGCTTTCTCACCGGCAACTTGATGGACGATCCTGCGCTGGTGGCCGCCAGCCAGACCGCCTACTCTCTGGCCCTGAGCGACGCGTTGTCACAGCAGGAGTCACTGGCCCTCATCAAGGCGGCAGCGGAGGAACACGCACATGGTCAGCAGTGAGCACACCGTCTCAGACGCGTCCACCCTCACCGGGTGGCACAAGTCCAGCTACAGCGGAGGAAGTACGCCCCAGGGCGAATGCCTCGAAGTAGCACATGGCCACACCACCGTGCCCGTCCGCGACAGCAAATACCCGCACGGCCCGGCACTCATATTCGGGCCGTCCGCGTGGTCGGCGTTCGTCTCCGCCGTCAAGCTCGGGAAGTTCCCCACCACCTGAGCCACCCAACAGTGTGGTTCGCGCCGTCCTCGTCTGCGCAGTTCGATCTCGCATGTCGCACCAGCGCCACCACTCAGGCGGACCGAGCGGCGTTGATTAGAATCGCTTCTCATGTCGAAGCCTGACGAACTGCTTGTCGATGTCGCGACCTTGGTGGAGTCCGGGCACAGCAACCAGATGACTCTGACTGTGGTCGCCGGTGGTGCTGTCATCACGGGTCGGCTGGCTCCCGAAGCTGTCTGGCGGCAGCGGGTATCCGAGGTCCTGGCGGACTCGGCCAGTCTCAATAGATTCTCTTCTGTCTTCACCGCTACGACGTGTGAGGAGAAGACGCCCACGCATCTGCATTTCCATGTGGCGCGGATTCTGCAGGGCACGGTGGGGATCCCGGAGACAGGCGGGATGTACCGCGTGGCGATCGATGACGTCAGCGCTTGGACCGTTGGCGACTTCAGCTACTCCGACCAGTGAGATACGACGCTGCGAGTTAACGGACCGCGCGGCAACGCGGCGAGGGTCCGACCGGCACGTGTCGGTCGGACCCTCACTGTTGTTCTGGTGGCGGCTCGCACCCCCTCGTCGGTCAGACGGCGGCAGGTGCGCCGAGCATCGCGGAAGCCTGCTGGAATGGGCTGGGGACGCGCTTGGGCGCGGCGGTCTGGCGGAGGCCGGGGCAGGTGAAGCCGAGCTGGGTCATGGCCCGGAGAACTTCACCGGCGCTGAAATCGCGGCGGTCCTGGCGCGTGATGACCTGCCCGACCTGCTTGACCGGGTAGGTGCGGCGGCCGATGATCACGGATTCACCGATGACCTGTTCGGGCTTGACGCCCTTCATGGATTCCAGAACGCCGCTCTTGGTGAGGTCGAACGGGAAGCGGGCGATGATACAGCGCATGATGCCTCACAGGGAGAAGAAGGGGATAGTTCTACCGCGGTAAGGCGGTTCAGCGGGCGAGGACGCCCCGTGCGCTGTCCTGGTCTTCGACGACCGGCAGTGCGGCGAGTCGGCGGTCCAGGGCTGCGTGCTCGGCTTCGGCGGTCGTGGTCACGGGTGAGGTGAACGGCCCACCGCCGTCGAGGATGTCGCGCAGTTGGACCCGGTCCGTGTACGCGGGGGTGTCACGGACCGCGGTGAGCTGGGCCTGGGTGACCAGTTGGGTGCACAGGCCGTCGTTGTCGCAGACGAACAGGTGCCCGGTGCGGGCGCCGGCCATGACGGACAGGGCGACTTCGATGGTCATGTCGTCGCAGACTTGCAGTGCGCCCGCGTCCATGGCATCCGCGGCAGTCTGGTGTGCTGGGGAGACGTTCGTCGAGCGGGGCTGCATCTGAACCAGCGTCAAAAGGTGCCTCCGGCAGTGGTGGGTCAGTTTCCTGATCACGGAGTTTCTAGGCCGCCGCCGCGTCGAAGGAGGTCTGTCGTACGGTCCTGCGTCGGGCAGCCGAGGCGGGGCCGCGTCGGCCGCGTGAGGATGCGCTGCGCTTGCGCTTCTCGGCCGCCGGCGCGGTGATCGTGACGGGGATGCCGGAGGGTGCCTGGGCGCCGGTGATCTGACTCAGGGCCTCTTCGCCGAGGCGGATCTGGGTGGTCTGGGGCACAATGCCGGCGGCGGTCATGAGGCGGGTCATGTCGCGGCGCTGGTTGGGGGTGACCAGGGTGACGACGCTGCCCGACTCGCCGGCCCGCGCGGTGCGGCCGCCGCGGTGAAGGTAGTCCTTGTGGTCGGTCGGCGGGTCGATATTGACGACGAGGTCGAGGTCGTCGACGTGGATACCGCGGGCGGCGACGTTCGTGGCCACGAGCACGGTGACGTGTCCCGTCTTGAACTGGGCCAGGGTCCGGGTGCGCTGGGGCTGCGACTTGCCGCCGTGCAGGGCGGCGGCCCGCACTCCGCTGTTCAGCAGGTCCTGCGTGAGCCGGTCGACGCCGTGCTTGGTGTCCAGGAACATGATCACCCGGCCGTCGCGGGCCGCGATCTCGATGGTCGTGCGGTGCTTGTCCGCGCCCTGCACGTGGAGCACGTGGTGCTCCATCGTGGTGACGGCGCCCGCCGACGGGTCGACGGAGTGGACGACGGGGTCGGTGAGGTAGCGGCGGACCAGGCGGTCGACGTTGCGGTCGAGGGTGGCGGAGAACAGCATCCGCTGGCCCTCGGGGCGCACCTGGTCCAGGAGCGCGGTGACCTGAGGCATGAAGCCCATGTCGGCCATCTGGTCGGCCTCGTCCAGGACGGTGATCGCGACCTGGTTCAGCCGGCAGTCACCACGGTCGATGAGGTCCTTGAGCCGGCCCGGCGTGGCCACGACGACTTCGGCGCCGCCCCGCAACGCGCCCGCCTGCCTGCCGATCGACATTCCGCCGACGACGGTGGCCAGGCGCAGCTTCACCGAGCGGGCGTAGGGGGTGAGTGCGTCGGTCACCTGCTGGGCCAGCTCACGCGTCGGGACGAGGACCAGGGCCAGCGGCTGGCGGGGCTCGGCGCGCTGTCCGGCGGTGCGGGCCAGCAGAGCCAGGCCGAAGGCGAGGGTCTTGCCGGATCCGGTGCGCCCGCGTCCCAGGGCGTCGCGGCCCGCGAGGGTGTTGGGCAGGGTCGCACCCTGGATCGGGAACGGGACGCTCAGGCCCTGCGCGGTCAGCGCGGCCAGCAGCCGGGCGGGCATGTCGAGGTCGGCGAAAGCCTCGACCGCGGGCAGCGCGGGAGTGATCGTCTTCGGCAGGGCGAACTCGCCCGAGGCCGCGGCGGACCGCCGACCGTGGCCACCCGAGCGGCTCGGGCCACCGGAGCGGCTCGGCCGCCCTGATCGGCTCGGGACGGGCGAGCCGAAGCGACTGCCCCGGCCCGAACCGGTGCCGGAGTTGAAAGCGGGGCCGCTGGTGCGGCGGGTCCGGGAGGTGCGGTGGTTCGTACGTGTGGGGTTCATTTGAGAACCTTCCTTGATACGGCACGTATCAAGGAATTCCCGCAGCGGAAGTGCAGCGCGGGGAATCACGAGAACGGGCCGAAATGAAATGCGAAAGCGAAGACGCCATGCGGTGAATCCGCTGTGGGACGCAGGTGATGAAATGGGTGACGTAATATCGGGGTGAGATGCCGGACGTCGATGGGTGCGGCCCGGGAGGGCGTGCCCCCTGGAGAAGAGCTGGGCGCGTTTCTGTCCCACAGGAGGCATCACTGAGGGAAATCCCGTAGCTGGGGCCCGCACCCCGAGGGATGCGGGCCCCAGCTACGAAGTGCGCGTCAGCGTCAGGCGGGCACGATGTTCTCGGCCGTCGGGCCCTTCTGGCCCGGGGCGATGTCGAAGGTGACCTTCTGCCCTTCGAGCAACTCGCGGAAGCCCTGGGCAGCGATGTTCGAGAAGTGGGCGAACACGTCAGGACCTCCACCGTCCTGCTCGATGAAGCCGAAGCCCTTGGCCGCGTTGA encodes the following:
- a CDS encoding helix-turn-helix domain-containing protein, coding for MEMDRRPRTPREKYGEELRIRRTAADMTQEALSERVVCSPTLISHFEAGRRLPKPDDAARIDRALGTDGFFARWLEDLESKFADHFAAVAELEQQATVIQQFALSLVPGVLQTDDYARALFRAYRPNYTAEELDEAVVIRTKRRRMLDGPAQPVVWTLLDEAVIRRRVGGSQVMAEQLRRIGDMAEAGRIRLHVLPYDVGAHALLESLLTLMSFPDSAPVGYVEGFLTGNLMDDPALVAASQTAYSLALSDALSQQESLALIKAAAEEHAHGQQ
- a CDS encoding DEAD/DEAH box helicase, producing the protein MNPTRTNHRTSRTRRTSGPAFNSGTGSGRGSRFGSPVPSRSGRPSRSGGPSRSGGHGRRSAAASGEFALPKTITPALPAVEAFADLDMPARLLAALTAQGLSVPFPIQGATLPNTLAGRDALGRGRTGSGKTLAFGLALLARTAGQRAEPRQPLALVLVPTRELAQQVTDALTPYARSVKLRLATVVGGMSIGRQAGALRGGAEVVVATPGRLKDLIDRGDCRLNQVAITVLDEADQMADMGFMPQVTALLDQVRPEGQRMLFSATLDRNVDRLVRRYLTDPVVHSVDPSAGAVTTMEHHVLHVQGADKHRTTIEIAARDGRVIMFLDTKHGVDRLTQDLLNSGVRAAALHGGKSQPQRTRTLAQFKTGHVTVLVATNVAARGIHVDDLDLVVNIDPPTDHKDYLHRGGRTARAGESGSVVTLVTPNQRRDMTRLMTAAGIVPQTTQIRLGEEALSQITGAQAPSGIPVTITAPAAEKRKRSASSRGRRGPASAARRRTVRQTSFDAAAA
- a CDS encoding CBS domain-containing protein translates to MTLVQMQPRSTNVSPAHQTAADAMDAGALQVCDDMTIEVALSVMAGARTGHLFVCDNDGLCTQLVTQAQLTAVRDTPAYTDRVQLRDILDGGGPFTSPVTTTAEAEHAALDRRLAALPVVEDQDSARGVLAR
- a CDS encoding cold-shock protein, giving the protein MASGTVKWFNAAKGFGFIEQDGGGPDVFAHFSNIAAQGFRELLEGQKVTFDIAPGQKGPTAENIVPA
- a CDS encoding SCO5918 family protein, with the protein product MRCIIARFPFDLTKSGVLESMKGVKPEQVIGESVIIGRRTYPVKQVGQVITRQDRRDFSAGEVLRAMTQLGFTCPGLRQTAAPKRVPSPFQQASAMLGAPAAV
- a CDS encoding M14 family metallopeptidase, translated to MRRRISGRRATALTALLTLALAAPMAAQADDPAPRPGTDRTASPTAQAAADQGVRQYEVSGPATKADRSAVAATGVSIDEVDARSLVVTADPAQAKRVRALGYRLTALQGPPDRAEGRSAKPFDFPSADAKYHNYAEANAEINAAVAKYPSILSKRVIGKSYEGRDIVALKISDNVATDENEPEVLFTAHQHAREHLTVEMALYLVRQFTEGYGSDSRITNAVNGREIWIVPDVNPDGGEYDIATGSYRSWRKNRQPNSGSSSVGTDLNRNWDFKWGCCGGSSGSPGSETYRGPRAASAPEVKVVADFARSRVVGGKQQIKAAIDFHTYSELVLWPFGWTYDETTTGMTRDDYDAFAAVGKKMAASNGYTPEQSSELYITDGAIDDYLWGTQKVFAYTFEMYPTSSGAGGFYPPDEVIDRETSRNRDAVLQLVENADCMYRSIGKEAQYCA
- a CDS encoding chitinase, coding for MVRAQFTKRLLGAAAVVALAAGGLISAGSANASEDHPDAKQHAAAVPEHAVTGYWQNFDNGATKQKLSDVPDDYDIIAVAFADATGSPGAVDFKLDPGTGYSDEQQFKDDIKAKQAAGKSVIVSVGGEKGSISVSDDASADAFASSITGLMDKYGFNGVDIDLENGVNSTYMTKALKAIHDKKSDVVVTMAPQTIDMQSASTEYFKTALAIKDFLTVVNMQYYNSGSMQGCDGKVYSQGSVDFLTALACIQLENGLDPSQVGIGVPASTSGAGSGYVEPGVVNDALDCLAKGSGCGSFKPSKTYPGIRGAMTWSTNWDAASGNAWSKAVGPHVHGL
- a CDS encoding S1 family peptidase; translated protein: MNRSLVGALSALLLGGATLVGAGAAPATAASPAKVSVKAPAEAPAKVSAKAPRAVDFAGTVALSNCSGSVVRTPGSADSDPALVLSNGHCLESGFPGAGEVIVDKPSSRSFTLLTASGGSAGTVRASKVAYATMTDTDISLYQLTSTYAQIQSSYGIKALQLSDSHPTKGSAINVVSGYWKKIYSCNIDGFAYRLKEGDWTWKDSVRYTSACNTIGGTSGSPVVDPTSGKVVAVNNTGNEDGGRCTLNNPCEVDENGAVTVRKGINYAQETYGITKCVTTGNKIDLNLAGCVLPKP
- a CDS encoding DUF397 domain-containing protein, whose translation is MVSSEHTVSDASTLTGWHKSSYSGGSTPQGECLEVAHGHTTVPVRDSKYPHGPALIFGPSAWSAFVSAVKLGKFPTT